GCCGGGGGGAACGGCGATCCAGCCGTACACACCCTGAAGGCTCTCACCGGAGGTGGGATGGGTGACGGTGTAGTTGTCCTCGCTGTAGACCCACATGGGCCAGCCGCGCTCGGCCATCAGCTCGTTGAACTCGGTCCAGTCGTCCTCGCCGGGGGCCGCGCCGTCGAAGAACCAGCTCGTGTAGCCGCCGGGCCGGAGCATGGAGACGGCGGCGAACGGGATGACGAAGCTCTCCTGCTGCTGAGGGTCCTCGGGTACCGGCTCCAGCGGCCGGGGGTCGATGACGACGATGTCACCGGCGTTGTAGTCCATGCCGCGGGGCTGCGGGATGAGCAGCCGCGCGGTCGCGGGGCCGGTGCGCACCGACAGCACCTCGCGGCGGCTGCCGTCGGAGACGGGAAGCACGACCCGCACGAGGTGCCACTCCTCCTCGATCGGGCCCTCGGTGCCGTCGACGTCCATGCCGAGCTTGGCCGCGCCGGCGCGCACCAGGGCCCAGTCCTCGGCGGCGGTGGCCATGACGATCATGCGCCACACGTCCTCCTCCTCGGAGGCACCGGACTCGACGATCTTGTGGAGCAGTGCCGCGCCTTCGGCGTTGTCGCCGAGCTGCTGCGCCGCTCCCGCGAGCAGGCGCTGCGCCTCAAGCGCCACCCCACCCTCGGCCCCGGCCGCCACCGACGCGGCGGCCTCCTCGCGCACCTGCTCCCAGCGCTCGCGCGCGCGGTGCAGCCGCGCCAGAGCGAGATGGCGGGACGGCTCCGGCAGCATGGCCGCGAACCGCTCCACCCGCTCGTCCTGACCGGCCTCGATCAGCACCCCGGTGAGGTAGCCGACGTCGTCGGGCTCGGCCTGCGCCGGGTCGGCGGAGTCGACGATCTGCTTCCACAGCAGGTCGGCGCCGATCGGCGCGTACCCGAGGAAGGCGATGGTCGTGGTGTGGCGGCGCGTGGCCTCCAGATCGGTCCCCGACAGCGGGGCCAGCCAGCCGACCCACCGCTCAGGGTCGGCGTTGTGGCCGTCGGCCGCGTCGAAGTAGGCCACCAGCTCGTCCTGCGGGCCGGGAGCGGGCAACGGCGTGGCGGCGTCGGCGGCGGCCCGCAACTCGGCCACCCGCTCGGCCACACCGTCGGCGACCCGCAGGTCGGCCGTCCAGGCCTCGGCCAGATCGGCCAGAGCGCGCGCCTGCCAGATGCCCTTGCGCGCCACCGCGAGGTGGCCGGCGATCAGCGCCAGCTCGACCCGGCCGCGGTGCACACCCATGCTCTCGTAGTAACCCATCCACTGGCGCAGCACCCGGCCGAGCTGCCAGGTGTTGGCGATGACCTGGTCGAGCAGGCGCACCGCACGGGCCCACTCCACCCAGTCGCGGGGGTGCTCGCCGATGACGTCGAGATCGGGCAGCGCCTCCAGCGCGGCGGCGTGGCGGCCCGCGGTGGCGAGCACCAGCGCGCGCAGCACACCCTCACGGTGCGGCTTGGACACCGGGTCGTCGGCCGGGAAGTCCTTGGCGGCGTCGAGCTCGGTGCGGGCCTCCTCGGTGCGGCCCGCCGCGAGCAGCGCGCGCACCCCCATGGCGGCGAGCTCCCAGCTCACCTGCGCGTCCGCGGCCCGGCGGCCGGTCACCGCGGACTGGTGGTAGGTGACGGCCTGCTCGTGCTCACCCGCGTCCAGAAGCGCCGAGACGTACTGCGCGGCGAGACCGCAGAACGCCGCGGAGTCGTGGGCCACGCCGTCCAGCACGGCGCCGAGAGCCGCCAGCCGCTCGGCGGCGTACCCCGGGCCGTCGGTGTTGGCCTGGGTGAGGGCCACCGCCTCGACGGCGGCCGGCGTGGAGGGGCACTCCTTGACGTCCGCCCTGCGGGAGAACTCGGCCAGCGCCTCGGCGTCGCCGAGGGCCACCGCACCCTGATGGCGGTCGCCGACCCGGCTCAGCAGATGCCAGTAACGCGCGAAGAACTCCAGCCACGGCTGGTTCAGCTCCTGGGCCTGCTGGGCCACCGCGGGGGCCATCACGTCAAGCTGGGCATAACGGCCCTCGAAGACCTGCGCGGGCAGGTCACCCAGCGCGATGGCAAGACCGGTGTTACCGGCTTCGTGCAGTTGCCGCTGGGTGTCCGCCACCCATGCCCAGATGT
The window above is part of the Sphaerisporangium rubeum genome. Proteins encoded here:
- a CDS encoding tetratricopeptide repeat protein codes for the protein MDVDIWAWVADTQRQLHEAGNTGLAIALGDLPAQVFEGRYAQLDVMAPAVAQQAQELNQPWLEFFARYWHLLSRVGDRHQGAVALGDAEALAEFSRRADVKECPSTPAAVEAVALTQANTDGPGYAAERLAALGAVLDGVAHDSAAFCGLAAQYVSALLDAGEHEQAVTYHQSAVTGRRAADAQVSWELAAMGVRALLAAGRTEEARTELDAAKDFPADDPVSKPHREGVLRALVLATAGRHAAALEALPDLDVIGEHPRDWVEWARAVRLLDQVIANTWQLGRVLRQWMGYYESMGVHRGRVELALIAGHLAVARKGIWQARALADLAEAWTADLRVADGVAERVAELRAAADAATPLPAPGPQDELVAYFDAADGHNADPERWVGWLAPLSGTDLEATRRHTTTIAFLGYAPIGADLLWKQIVDSADPAQAEPDDVGYLTGVLIEAGQDERVERFAAMLPEPSRHLALARLHRARERWEQVREEAAASVAAGAEGGVALEAQRLLAGAAQQLGDNAEGAALLHKIVESGASEEEDVWRMIVMATAAEDWALVRAGAAKLGMDVDGTEGPIEEEWHLVRVVLPVSDGSRREVLSVRTGPATARLLIPQPRGMDYNAGDIVVIDPRPLEPVPEDPQQQESFVIPFAAVSMLRPGGYTSWFFDGAAPGEDDWTEFNELMAERGWPMWVYSEDNYTVTHPTSGESLQGVYGWIAVPPGVEPAQLDAVLDDATERWSHPLAWLDLARAAGIEAERHERIIKEYGL